From a single Oceanobacillus kimchii X50 genomic region:
- the pstB gene encoding phosphate ABC transporter ATP-binding protein PstB, whose product MSLLTADKKVQVDINNNEKKAPVSNKKIVYDTKDLNLWYGETHALKDINLAINEKEVTAIIGPSGCGKSTYIKTLNRMVELVPTVKTTGAITYKGKNILDRSFKVEDLRTHVGMVFQKPNPFPKSIYENVAYGPKIHGIKNKKILDEIVEKSLRGASIWDEVKDRLNENAYGLSGGQQQRLCIARCLAIEPNVILMDEPTSALDPKSTLRIEELVQELKKDYSIIIVTHNMQQAARISDKTAFFLNGEVIEFDDTNRIFTKPSDQRTEDYISGRFG is encoded by the coding sequence ATGAGTTTATTAACAGCGGACAAGAAAGTACAAGTAGACATTAATAATAATGAAAAAAAAGCACCTGTTAGTAATAAAAAAATAGTATATGATACAAAAGATCTCAACTTATGGTACGGGGAAACACATGCGTTAAAAGATATTAACTTAGCTATAAATGAAAAAGAAGTAACTGCAATTATTGGACCGTCTGGCTGTGGAAAATCAACGTATATAAAGACGTTGAACCGAATGGTGGAATTAGTGCCAACGGTAAAAACAACTGGAGCTATCACTTATAAAGGGAAGAATATTTTAGATCGCTCGTTTAAAGTAGAGGACCTGCGTACACATGTAGGTATGGTTTTCCAAAAGCCAAATCCTTTTCCGAAGTCTATATATGAAAATGTAGCATATGGTCCAAAAATCCACGGTATTAAGAATAAAAAAATACTTGATGAGATTGTAGAAAAGAGTTTACGTGGTGCATCTATTTGGGACGAAGTAAAAGATCGTCTGAACGAGAATGCTTATGGACTTTCAGGTGGACAACAGCAACGTTTATGTATCGCACGTTGCTTAGCAATTGAACCAAATGTAATCCTAATGGATGAACCAACATCTGCCTTAGACCCTAAATCCACGCTTCGTATTGAAGAACTTGTGCAGGAATTGAAAAAAGATTATTCCATTATAATTGTAACCCATAATATGCAACAAGCTGCACGAATCTCTGATAAAACAGCATTCTTCTTAAACGGAGAAGTTATAGAATTTGATGATACAAATCGTATCTTTACTAAACCTTCAGATCAAAGAACCGAAGATTATATCTCCGGTCGATTTGGTTAA
- a CDS encoding ABC transporter ATP-binding protein, translated as MTILQLKNVQKVFGSGHTKVEAMKQTDFEAKAGELIAVIGPSGSGKSTFLTIAGGLQTPSNGDVYINGTPITELNEKKRSKVRLKEVGFVLQASNLVPFLNIKQQMQLLDKVKKNNLKGEELEQLYTSLGIDHLLKNFPSDLSGGERQRVAIAKALYTNPSIILADEPTASLDSDRAFEVMRMLKEITKEKNTTTIVVTHDTRLIDDCDKVYQITDGKMELQSKLQPE; from the coding sequence ATGACAATTTTACAACTAAAAAATGTTCAAAAAGTCTTTGGTTCTGGTCATACAAAAGTGGAGGCTATGAAGCAAACGGATTTCGAAGCAAAAGCAGGTGAACTCATTGCAGTGATTGGCCCATCTGGATCTGGAAAGAGTACTTTTTTAACCATAGCAGGTGGATTGCAAACCCCATCTAATGGTGATGTATATATAAATGGAACCCCGATAACTGAACTAAATGAGAAAAAACGTTCCAAAGTTCGTTTAAAAGAAGTAGGCTTTGTATTACAGGCTTCAAATCTTGTACCATTTTTAAATATAAAACAACAAATGCAATTATTAGATAAAGTAAAAAAGAATAATTTAAAAGGAGAAGAGTTAGAGCAATTATACACATCTTTAGGAATTGATCATTTACTAAAGAACTTTCCGAGCGACCTCTCTGGCGGAGAAAGACAGCGTGTTGCTATTGCTAAAGCACTCTATACAAATCCTAGCATTATACTTGCTGATGAACCAACTGCCTCGTTAGATTCAGATCGTGCATTTGAGGTTATGCGTATGTTGAAAGAAATTACGAAAGAAAAAAACACAACCACAATCGTTGTAACACATGATACAAGATTGATAGATGACTGTGACAAGGTGTACCAAATCACAGATGGAAAAATGGAATTACAATCAAAATTACAACCTGAGTAA
- the pstA gene encoding phosphate ABC transporter permease PstA, which produces MSTKYVDIEQVQKRMSSRIRKNNFSKYLFLAATMFGLVVLAVLIVRVLTQGVTYINWDFITGHLSTAPERAGIMGAILGTAWLMLIVIPVTMLIGVGTAIYLELYAKKGKFQSFIATNISNLAGVPSIVYGLLGLTLFVRALEFGNVILAGGLTLSLLVLPIVIVASQEAIRAVPGHLSEASYGMGATKWQTVKKIVLPAALPGILTGSILALSRAIGETAPLTVLGIPALLIPFPGGLFDTFTALPMQIYYWTLDSSLVAEYAYLAAATIIVLLVLLFLLNSIAIIIRNKFQQRY; this is translated from the coding sequence ATGAGCACAAAGTATGTGGATATAGAACAAGTACAGAAACGGATGTCATCTCGTATCCGAAAAAATAATTTCTCAAAGTATCTATTTTTAGCAGCAACAATGTTCGGATTAGTAGTATTGGCAGTTTTAATTGTTCGAGTACTGACACAAGGGGTCACTTATATTAATTGGGATTTCATAACGGGTCACTTATCTACAGCACCTGAGAGAGCAGGAATTATGGGAGCAATTTTAGGAACAGCTTGGTTAATGCTGATTGTAATCCCTGTTACGATGCTAATTGGTGTTGGGACTGCAATATACTTGGAGTTGTATGCCAAAAAAGGCAAATTCCAATCGTTTATTGCAACAAATATTTCTAACCTTGCAGGTGTTCCGTCGATTGTATATGGTTTACTCGGTTTAACCTTATTCGTCCGTGCTTTAGAATTCGGGAATGTCATCTTAGCTGGAGGATTAACTTTATCTCTTCTAGTATTACCAATTGTTATTGTGGCATCACAAGAAGCAATTCGCGCGGTTCCTGGTCACCTTAGTGAAGCATCATATGGTATGGGAGCAACAAAATGGCAAACCGTGAAAAAAATAGTGTTACCAGCTGCCTTACCGGGGATATTAACCGGGTCGATTCTAGCCTTATCTAGAGCGATTGGGGAAACTGCACCACTTACGGTGTTAGGAATCCCGGCATTGCTCATTCCGTTTCCTGGAGGACTATTTGATACGTTTACTGCCTTACCAATGCAAATTTATTACTGGACGTTAGATTCTTCATTGGTCGCAGAGTATGCATATCTAGCAGCAGCAACAATTATTGTATTGCTAGTTTTACTGTTCCTATTAAACTCGATTGCTATTATTATCCGAAATAAATTTCAGCAGCGATATTAA
- the pstC gene encoding phosphate ABC transporter permease subunit PstC produces the protein MAASSENKNTASVREMIEANKQKKSVSQITEKLVPVFLVLIASISILTTAGIIYTLLAESIEFFQRIPIIEFFTGTVLKPLSQNPEFGVLPLLTGTIISSIIAMLVAGPVGLMSAVYLSEFASDKVRRAVKPLLEILAGIPTIVYGFFAFTFVTPLIRMVFPSVEATNILSPGIVMGVMIIPMIASLSEDAMSSVPNSMREGALALGATRLETTFKVVIPAALSGIISSFVLGISRAIGETMIVTIASGSSKNFTFDITQSMQTMTAYIVEVSGGEAPAGSTIYYSLYAVALTLFVFTLIMNLLARYISRKFREEY, from the coding sequence ATGGCAGCAAGCAGCGAAAATAAAAATACTGCTTCTGTTAGAGAAATGATTGAGGCGAATAAGCAAAAGAAGAGTGTTTCTCAAATCACAGAGAAACTAGTACCAGTATTTCTGGTATTAATTGCCTCCATATCGATTCTAACAACGGCAGGTATTATATATACGTTATTAGCTGAATCAATAGAGTTTTTTCAACGAATACCGATTATTGAATTCTTCACAGGTACAGTATTAAAACCACTAAGTCAAAATCCGGAATTTGGTGTCCTCCCATTATTAACCGGTACTATAATATCTTCGATCATTGCAATGTTAGTTGCAGGACCAGTAGGTTTGATGTCAGCTGTTTACCTGAGTGAATTTGCTTCAGATAAAGTACGTCGTGCAGTAAAACCTTTATTAGAAATACTAGCAGGAATTCCTACGATTGTTTATGGTTTCTTTGCATTCACTTTCGTAACACCATTGATTCGGATGGTGTTTCCTTCCGTAGAAGCTACTAATATCCTAAGTCCTGGTATCGTCATGGGGGTAATGATTATCCCTATGATTGCTTCTTTATCAGAAGATGCAATGTCTTCTGTACCGAACTCAATGCGTGAAGGAGCATTAGCGTTAGGTGCAACGAGATTAGAAACAACATTTAAAGTCGTAATTCCAGCTGCTTTATCTGGAATTATCTCTTCATTTGTACTAGGTATATCCCGTGCAATTGGAGAAACAATGATTGTGACAATTGCAAGCGGTAGTTCGAAAAACTTCACTTTTGATATCACGCAATCCATGCAAACAATGACTGCGTATATCGTTGAAGTCTCTGGAGGAGAGGCTCCAGCAGGATCGACAATCTATTACAGTTTATATGCAGTAGCACTAACACTATTTGTTTTCACTTTAATCATGAACTTACTAGCAAGATATATTTCCCGTAAGTTTAGGGAGGAATACTAG
- a CDS encoding CidA/LrgA family protein: MKVVYVGKVIIHTLLLIILYQIGTWIHEFFDLTLPGSVIGMILLFVLLSTGLVKPSWVDQGALLLVKHLPLFFIPATVGIVSFLDLFTGSGLLLIVIIIISTALVIVISGHVSQWLVRKKELKHD; encoded by the coding sequence ATGAAGGTGGTTTACGTTGGGAAAGTAATTATACATACGTTATTACTTATTATTTTATATCAAATTGGAACATGGATACATGAGTTTTTTGATTTAACCCTACCAGGAAGTGTTATTGGAATGATTTTATTATTTGTTTTATTAAGTACCGGGTTGGTCAAACCATCATGGGTAGACCAAGGAGCATTACTCTTAGTAAAACACTTGCCGTTATTCTTCATTCCTGCAACAGTAGGTATTGTTTCTTTTTTAGATCTTTTTACGGGAAGTGGTTTACTGTTAATTGTTATTATCATTATAAGTACTGCACTAGTAATCGTGATATCTGGACATGTTAGTCAATGGCTGGTTAGGAAGAAGGAATTAAAACATGATTAA
- a CDS encoding class I SAM-dependent methyltransferase has product MKMSTEEAIMRWNKAADSFISNYDENGGVNRKVLLNPAIFELLGEVSGKVLLDAGCGEGYLSRILAQQGASITAVDYSERMLELAKERTTDNSIKYEFGNIENMHFLPSQSFDKIVSNMVIQDLEKYELAIKEMYRLLKRDGTFVFSILHPCFITPNSGWIKDTKGQKLYWKVDRYFYEGVYDQNFPANSDEKVVYYHRTLMSYMKTFRNAGFTLNDIIEPKASSEDLLLYPKFKEDLNCPNFIVFQLSKKG; this is encoded by the coding sequence ATGAAGATGTCAACAGAGGAAGCAATAATGAGGTGGAATAAAGCGGCGGATAGCTTTATTTCTAATTATGACGAGAATGGTGGAGTGAACAGAAAAGTACTGCTTAACCCAGCAATATTTGAATTATTAGGTGAAGTAAGTGGAAAAGTATTGTTAGATGCTGGTTGTGGGGAAGGTTACTTAAGTAGAATATTAGCTCAACAGGGAGCTTCTATAACTGCAGTCGATTATTCTGAACGAATGTTGGAACTAGCAAAGGAAAGGACAACAGATAATTCCATTAAATATGAATTTGGAAATATAGAAAATATGCATTTCCTTCCATCACAATCTTTTGATAAGATTGTATCTAACATGGTTATTCAAGATTTAGAGAAGTATGAATTGGCGATAAAAGAAATGTATCGCTTACTGAAAAGGGATGGTACTTTTGTGTTTTCCATATTACATCCCTGCTTTATTACGCCAAATAGTGGGTGGATAAAGGATACGAAAGGACAGAAATTATATTGGAAAGTAGATCGTTATTTCTATGAAGGAGTGTATGATCAAAACTTTCCAGCTAATTCTGATGAGAAAGTCGTTTATTATCATCGGACACTCATGAGTTATATGAAAACATTTCGGAATGCAGGGTTTACTTTAAATGATATTATTGAACCGAAAGCTTCTTCTGAAGATTTGTTGTTATACCCGAAGTTTAAAGAGGATTTAAATTGTCCAAATTTCATTGTATTTCAATTAAGTAAAAAAGGTTAA
- a CDS encoding ABC transporter permease, protein MFLAWNEIKNNKLRFTLVIGVLMLVSYLVFFLSGLANGLEDLNKEAVDKWEADGIILTEESDLRLQQSVIQADDYQGDGSEEYAELGQQSAIASNGDNKANTFIFGIHKDEFIMPNVTEGEEFADEGEVIADESLKQEGFAVGDELSLSSIDETLTIVGFTDSARFNAAPVLYTDFETLQTLQYGEAVEQGSEQVNAFVVRSNNLNEVAVDEELQVVDTQTFIENLPGYTEQNLTLSFMIYFLFVISAVILAIFLYVLTIQKVSIFGVMKAQGISSRYLAKSVIAQTFLLSLAGVIIGLVFTILTGYFLPPEVPVSFNYLDMFVYAVVLILVSVIGAFISVQTIVKIDPLKAIGG, encoded by the coding sequence ATGTTTTTAGCATGGAACGAAATTAAAAATAATAAACTTCGATTTACTCTTGTTATCGGAGTATTAATGCTTGTTTCTTATCTTGTGTTCTTTTTATCTGGTCTGGCCAATGGATTAGAGGATTTAAATAAAGAAGCAGTCGATAAATGGGAAGCAGACGGTATTATTCTTACGGAAGAATCTGATTTGCGATTACAACAATCCGTCATACAAGCGGATGATTACCAAGGAGATGGTTCAGAGGAATATGCTGAATTAGGACAACAAAGTGCGATTGCAAGCAATGGAGATAATAAAGCCAATACATTCATATTTGGAATACATAAAGACGAGTTTATTATGCCAAATGTGACAGAAGGAGAAGAGTTTGCTGATGAAGGTGAAGTGATTGCAGATGAATCCCTTAAACAAGAAGGGTTTGCGGTAGGAGATGAATTATCGCTTTCTTCAATTGATGAAACGTTAACCATTGTGGGCTTTACTGACAGTGCTCGATTTAATGCAGCTCCTGTTTTGTATACAGATTTTGAGACATTACAAACGTTGCAATATGGAGAAGCAGTCGAGCAGGGAAGCGAACAAGTAAATGCATTTGTGGTCCGTTCAAATAACTTGAATGAAGTAGCTGTAGATGAAGAACTACAGGTAGTTGATACCCAAACATTTATCGAAAATCTTCCTGGTTATACGGAGCAAAACTTAACACTATCTTTCATGATTTATTTCTTATTTGTTATATCTGCTGTTATTCTAGCTATATTCTTATATGTATTGACCATTCAAAAAGTAAGCATCTTTGGCGTGATGAAAGCACAGGGTATTTCTTCTCGTTATTTAGCAAAATCTGTGATTGCACAAACATTTCTCCTGTCGTTAGCGGGGGTAATCATTGGTCTAGTATTTACCATTCTTACAGGTTATTTCTTGCCACCAGAAGTACCAGTTTCGTTTAATTATCTTGACATGTTTGTCTATGCTGTAGTTCTCATTCTTGTTTCGGTTATTGGAGCATTTATATCGGTGCAAACAATAGTAAAAATAGATCCATTGAAAGCGATTGGGGGCTAA
- a CDS encoding PstS family phosphate ABC transporter substrate-binding protein codes for MNFKKFAFVLFIPMLFVLLAACGSDDANGESDNESESTGNSEELEGSVAIDGSGTVYPLMARLAEEYMINEQPGVSVEVSRAGTSAGFEKFLAENGTDFNDASRVIKEEEQAKADELGIDVKELKVALDGLTIVTHPNNDWATELTPEQVTGIFTGEYTNWSDIDSSWPDEPIQTYGPNENHGTYEFFYENILEEQDLVDTIDLQQDYSTLVTLISQDENAIGFFGFGYYDSNKETIQAVNIDFGDGPVEPSLDTIAEDGDYADFTRPVFTYLNVGNAEEKPQVLDYAIYIMNNVNTFAGETGFAPIPEEEAQGLVEELEALK; via the coding sequence ATGAATTTCAAGAAGTTTGCTTTTGTATTATTTATACCAATGTTGTTTGTACTATTAGCAGCATGTGGATCTGATGACGCAAATGGTGAATCTGATAATGAATCAGAATCCACTGGTAATTCCGAAGAATTAGAAGGTAGCGTTGCAATTGATGGATCAGGCACGGTTTATCCACTAATGGCTCGTCTCGCAGAAGAGTATATGATTAATGAACAACCAGGAGTATCAGTAGAAGTTAGTCGTGCTGGAACAAGTGCTGGCTTTGAGAAATTCTTAGCCGAAAATGGGACAGACTTTAATGATGCTTCTCGTGTAATAAAAGAAGAGGAACAAGCAAAAGCCGATGAACTTGGTATTGATGTGAAAGAATTAAAGGTTGCACTTGATGGCTTAACTATTGTTACCCATCCAAATAATGATTGGGCAACGGAATTAACTCCAGAACAAGTTACAGGTATCTTTACTGGAGAATATACAAATTGGTCAGATATTGATTCTTCTTGGCCGGATGAACCAATACAAACATATGGACCAAATGAAAATCACGGAACGTATGAGTTCTTCTATGAAAATATATTAGAAGAACAGGATCTAGTGGATACAATTGATCTTCAACAAGACTATTCCACACTAGTAACGTTGATTTCGCAAGATGAAAATGCAATAGGATTCTTCGGATTTGGTTACTACGATAGCAATAAAGAGACCATTCAAGCAGTAAACATTGATTTCGGAGACGGACCTGTTGAACCATCACTAGACACAATTGCTGAAGATGGTGATTATGCAGACTTTACTAGACCAGTATTTACGTATCTTAATGTAGGTAACGCAGAAGAAAAACCTCAAGTCCTCGATTACGCGATTTATATTATGAATAACGTGAATACATTTGCAGGTGAAACAGGTTTTGCGCCAATTCCTGAAGAAGAGGCTCAAGGTCTTGTAGAAGAACTAGAAGCATTAAAATAA